Proteins encoded in a region of the uncultured Paludibaculum sp. genome:
- a CDS encoding IS66 family transposase, translating to MIDLPEDSAALKAMVLTLLAERDCHAQLADEQTRRADEQTRRAEELRVEMLRLQLELERYKKWYYGPRADRLQSTGDLAQMLFDFAASMGQKPVHPDDVPAETPQDSEVRRVRRRKGRRNLANFENLPATTHVHELSAEQRACPCCGTERQEIGADESWQIEYLPGHFERIHHVRKKYACTACENSGGKPSIETAAKPEAAIDKGLAGPGLLAYIVTSKFSDYLPLYRLEDIFARQGFEISRATQSVWCGDVADLAEPLYQLMAQRVRSSHVVATDDTIMPMLSKGKTANARMWIYVGDDNHAYNVFDFTLNRGRDGPKHFLKDYRQVLLADAYGGYNGVVAGNEITRAGCWAHFRRKVVEAEKAAPEIARSVVEVVRALYSVERQAAALPVAERLKLRQEKSVPVVTGLREKLLGWKEQLLPKHPMAEALNYALSQWEELTVFCSDGAVPLDNNISEREMKRVVLNRKNSLFVGNARGGRTAAILASLTSTCRRHDVDPQLYLTQLLTNLPSVRLSDLADWLPDAWKRRQAAPPDGPMK from the coding sequence TTGATCGACTTGCCCGAGGACAGCGCAGCGCTGAAGGCGATGGTGCTCACGCTGTTGGCCGAACGTGATTGCCACGCCCAGCTTGCCGACGAGCAAACCCGCCGTGCCGATGAACAGACTCGCCGCGCTGAAGAACTCCGCGTGGAAATGCTCCGCCTTCAACTGGAATTGGAGCGTTATAAGAAGTGGTATTACGGTCCCCGCGCCGACCGGCTGCAATCAACTGGCGATCTGGCGCAGATGCTGTTCGACTTCGCCGCATCGATGGGCCAGAAGCCGGTTCATCCGGATGACGTTCCTGCCGAGACGCCACAGGACTCGGAAGTGCGCCGCGTGCGGCGCCGCAAAGGCCGGCGCAATCTCGCTAACTTTGAGAATCTCCCGGCCACCACGCATGTCCACGAGCTGAGCGCGGAACAGCGAGCCTGCCCCTGCTGTGGAACCGAGCGCCAGGAGATCGGCGCCGACGAGAGCTGGCAGATCGAGTATCTGCCCGGTCACTTCGAACGCATCCACCACGTGCGCAAGAAGTACGCCTGTACGGCCTGCGAGAACAGCGGCGGCAAACCCAGTATCGAAACGGCGGCCAAGCCCGAGGCAGCAATTGACAAGGGGTTGGCCGGACCGGGCCTGCTGGCTTACATCGTGACCAGCAAGTTTTCCGATTACCTGCCGCTCTACCGGCTGGAAGACATCTTCGCGCGGCAGGGCTTCGAGATTTCGCGCGCCACCCAATCGGTATGGTGCGGCGATGTGGCAGACTTGGCCGAACCGCTGTACCAATTGATGGCGCAGCGAGTGCGGTCCTCGCATGTGGTAGCCACCGACGACACCATCATGCCGATGCTGAGCAAAGGCAAAACGGCGAACGCCCGGATGTGGATCTATGTGGGGGATGACAACCATGCCTACAACGTCTTCGACTTCACGCTGAACCGGGGCCGCGATGGGCCGAAACATTTTCTGAAAGATTACCGGCAGGTTTTGCTGGCCGATGCCTACGGCGGATACAACGGCGTGGTGGCGGGCAACGAGATCACGCGCGCGGGGTGCTGGGCGCATTTCCGTCGCAAGGTAGTGGAGGCGGAGAAGGCGGCGCCGGAGATCGCGCGGAGCGTGGTGGAGGTGGTGCGCGCGCTGTATTCAGTAGAACGTCAGGCGGCCGCACTTCCGGTGGCGGAGCGGCTGAAGCTGCGCCAGGAGAAGTCTGTGCCGGTGGTGACGGGGTTACGGGAGAAGCTGCTGGGTTGGAAAGAACAGTTGCTGCCGAAGCATCCGATGGCCGAGGCGCTGAACTACGCGCTGAGCCAGTGGGAGGAACTGACGGTGTTCTGCTCCGATGGAGCGGTGCCGCTGGACAACAACATCAGCGAAAGGGAAATGAAACGAGTGGTGCTGAACCGCAAGAACTCCCTCTTCGTGGGCAATGCGAGGGGTGGCCGGACCGCAGCGATTCTAGCGAGCCTGACGAGCACCTGCCGCCGTCACGACGTGGACCCACAACTGTACCTGACGCAGTTGCTAACCAACCTGCCGTCGGTGCGCCTCAGCGACTTGGCCGACTGGCTGCCGGATGCATGGAAGCGGCGTCAGGCAGCGCCGCCTGACGGCCCGATGAAGTAG
- the tnpB gene encoding IS66 family insertion sequence element accessory protein TnpB (TnpB, as the term is used for proteins encoded by IS66 family insertion elements, is considered an accessory protein, since TnpC, encoded by a neighboring gene, is a DDE family transposase.), protein MTGLPSLRTLDREQSARIWLAAEAADMRCGFDRLAERVKAVIGQDPLSGHLFVFRSRRGDRLKILVWDRDGFVLWYKRLEAGTFKLPRVEAGSSSVELRASELAMVLDGIDVSRLRRVARYERGARVV, encoded by the coding sequence TTGACCGGTCTGCCGAGCCTGCGCACGCTCGACCGCGAGCAAAGCGCGCGCATCTGGCTCGCCGCCGAGGCGGCTGACATGCGCTGCGGTTTCGACCGCTTGGCCGAACGCGTGAAAGCTGTCATCGGACAGGACCCCTTGAGTGGCCACCTGTTTGTGTTTCGCTCGCGCCGCGGCGACCGGCTAAAAATTCTTGTGTGGGATCGCGACGGCTTTGTTCTTTGGTACAAGCGGCTCGAGGCAGGCACTTTCAAACTGCCCCGTGTGGAAGCCGGCTCATCTTCGGTGGAACTGAGAGCCAGTGAACTGGCCATGGTTCTGGATGGAATCGATGTGTCGCGACTGAGACGGGTCGCCCGCTATGAGCGCGGCGCGCGCGTCGTCTGA